Below is a genomic region from Rhizobium sp. SL42.
CGGCAAAGGCGTTCATCTTGCCGTCGAGATCCCATACGGAGATATGGGCATGGCAGCCGTTGCCGGTCAGGCCCTTGAAGGGCTTGGGCATGAAAGTGGCGCGAAGCCCGTGTTTCTCGGCCACGGATTTGACCATGAACTTGAAGAAGGAGTGCTTGTCGGCCGTCTTCAGCGCGTCGTCATATTCCCAGTTCATCTCGAACTGGCCGTTCGCGTCCTCGTGGTCGTTCTGGTAGGGCTTCCAGCCGAGTTCCAGCATGTAGTCGCAGATTTCGGCAATCACATCATAGCGGCGCATCAGCGCCTGCTGGTCGTAGCAGGGCTTTTCTGCCGTATCGAACTCATCGGAGATCTTCTCCCCATCGGCCGAGATCAGGAAGAACTCCGGTTCGACGCCGGTCTTCACACGCAGACCCAGCTCTGCCGCTTCCGCGACCAAGCGCTTGAGCACGACGCGCGGCGCCTGTTCCACCGGTCTGTCATCCATGACGCAATCGGCGGCAACCCAGGCAACATCCTTCTTCCAGGGAAGCTGGATGACCGAGGAGGCATCAGGAACGGCAAAGAGGTCGGGATGTGCGGGCGTCAGGTCGAGCCATGTGGCAAAGCCCGCAAAACCCGCGCCATCCTTCTGCATGTCGGCGATCGCTTCGGCCGGCACCAGTTTGGCGCGCTGTGCGCCAAAGAGGTCGGTATAGCTGATCATGAAATATTTGATGCCGCGCTCGGCGGCGAAGCCTGCAAGATCCTGTGTCACGTCGTTCCCCTGTTTTTATGGATTGAGACACATCGGTTGAAAAGAAAAATGGCCGCATCCCTGGGAGAAGGATGCGGCCATTCAGGTGTTAGAAGCCTCCCTTCCCGGGATACCAGCTGGTGCCGGCGAGAGGGATCTGCGCCATGGCGGCAGCTTCCATGGTCAGTGCGCAGAGATCCTCCGGCTCGAGATTGGTCAGCTTGTTCTTGCCACAGGCCCGGGCAATCGTCTGGGCCTCCAGCGTCATGACCTTGAGGTAGTTGGCAAGCCTGCGTCCGGCGGCGACCGGGTCGAGGCGCGCGGCCAGTTCCGGATCCTGGGTGGTAATGCCGGCCGGGTCCTTGCCTTCATGCCAGTCGTCATAGGCGCCGGCGGTGGTGCCCAGCTTCTGGTATTCCTCTTCCCACTTCGGATCGTTGTCGCCGATCGCAACCAGCGCCGCGGTGCCGATGGCGACCGCATCGGCCCCCAGTGCCAAGGCCTTGGCGACATCCGCGCCCGAGCGGATGCCACCGGAGACGATCAACTGCACTTTGCGGTGCATCCCGAGATCCTGCAGCGCCTGCACGGCGGGTCGGATACAGGCAAGCGTCGGCATGCCGACATTCTCGATGAACACGTCCTGGGTGGCGGCCGTACCACCCTGCATGCCGTCGAGCACGACGACGTCTGCACCGGCCTTCACCGCAAGGGCCGTGTCATAATAGGGACGGGAGCCACCGACCTTGATGTAGATCGGCTTTTCCCAGTCGGTGATCTCGCGCAGTTCTAGGATCTTGATTTCCAGATCGTCCGGGCCGGTCCAGTCCGGGTGACGGCAGGCGGAGCGCTGGTCGATGCCCTTGGGCAGGTTGCGCATGTTGGCAACGCGGTCGGAAATCTTCTGGCCGAGCAGCATGCCGCCACCGCCGGGCTTAGCGCCCTGGCCGACCACGATTTCGATTGCATCGGCGCGGCGAAGGTCCTTCGGGTTCATGCCATAGCGCGACGGCAAATACTGGTAGACCAGCGTCTGGCTGTGACCGCGTTCCTCGTCCGTCATGCCGCCATCACCGGTGGTGGTCGATGTGCCGGCAAGCGTTGCACCTCGGCCAAGCGCTTCTTTGGCGTTGCCAGACAGCGCGCCGAAGGACATGCCGGCAATGGTGATCGGGGTCTTCAGATGGATCGGCTTCTTGGCAAAGCGGGTGCCGAGGACCACGGACGTATCGCATTTTTCCCGATAACCCTCGAGCGGGTAGCGCGAGATCGAGGCACCGAGGAACAGCAGGTCGTCGAAATGCGGCACCTTGCGCTTGGTGCCGCCGCCGCGGATATCATAGATGCCGGTGGCGGCCGCACGGCGGATTTCGGCCAGCGTATGGTCATCGAAGGTGGCGGACTTGCGCGGCGGGGTGAACGGG
It encodes:
- the glnT gene encoding type III glutamate--ammonia ligase, whose translation is MTQDLAGFAAERGIKYFMISYTDLFGAQRAKLVPAEAIADMQKDGAGFAGFATWLDLTPAHPDLFAVPDASSVIQLPWKKDVAWVAADCVMDDRPVEQAPRVVLKRLVAEAAELGLRVKTGVEPEFFLISADGEKISDEFDTAEKPCYDQQALMRRYDVIAEICDYMLELGWKPYQNDHEDANGQFEMNWEYDDALKTADKHSFFKFMVKSVAEKHGLRATFMPKPFKGLTGNGCHAHISVWDLDGKMNAFADRDMPFGLSAKGKTFLGGIMKHASALAAITNPTVNSYKRINAPRTISGATWAPNTVTWTGNNRTHMVRVPGPGRFELRLPDGAVNPYLLQAIIIAAGLSGLKSDADPGPHHDIDMYRDGHLVKDAPKLPLNLLDALRAYEADEDLQAALGSEFSAAYLKLKRGEWNTYCSQFTAWEHQTTLDV
- a CDS encoding FMN-binding glutamate synthase family protein translates to MSYHNPFTPPRKSATFDDHTLAEIRRAAATGIYDIRGGGTKRKVPHFDDLLFLGASISRYPLEGYREKCDTSVVLGTRFAKKPIHLKTPITIAGMSFGALSGNAKEALGRGATLAGTSTTTGDGGMTDEERGHSQTLVYQYLPSRYGMNPKDLRRADAIEIVVGQGAKPGGGGMLLGQKISDRVANMRNLPKGIDQRSACRHPDWTGPDDLEIKILELREITDWEKPIYIKVGGSRPYYDTALAVKAGADVVVLDGMQGGTAATQDVFIENVGMPTLACIRPAVQALQDLGMHRKVQLIVSGGIRSGADVAKALALGADAVAIGTAALVAIGDNDPKWEEEYQKLGTTAGAYDDWHEGKDPAGITTQDPELAARLDPVAAGRRLANYLKVMTLEAQTIARACGKNKLTNLEPEDLCALTMEAAAMAQIPLAGTSWYPGKGGF